One genomic segment of Streptomyces sp. TLI_146 includes these proteins:
- the ruvA gene encoding Holliday junction branch migration protein RuvA, with protein MIAFVSGPVAALAPDTAVVEVGGVGMALQCTPNTLAGLRIGQQAKLATSLVVREDSLTLYGFADDDEKQVFELLQTANGVGPRLAQAVLSVHTPDALRRAFASGDEKALTAVPGIGKKGAQKLLIELKDRLGAPVGSAPAVGAPVTAGWRDQLHAALIGLGYATREADEAVAAVAPQAETDGNPNIGALLKAALQTLNRAR; from the coding sequence ATGATCGCCTTCGTCAGCGGCCCGGTCGCCGCCCTCGCCCCCGACACCGCGGTGGTCGAGGTCGGCGGCGTCGGCATGGCCCTCCAGTGCACCCCGAACACACTGGCCGGTCTGCGCATCGGCCAACAGGCCAAGCTCGCCACGTCGTTGGTGGTGCGCGAGGACTCCCTGACGCTGTACGGCTTCGCGGACGACGACGAGAAGCAGGTCTTCGAGCTGCTCCAGACCGCCAACGGGGTGGGCCCCCGGCTCGCCCAGGCGGTGCTCTCGGTGCACACGCCGGACGCGCTGCGCCGGGCCTTCGCCTCCGGCGACGAGAAGGCGCTGACCGCCGTCCCCGGCATCGGAAAGAAGGGCGCCCAGAAGCTCCTCATCGAGCTGAAGGACCGGCTCGGCGCGCCCGTCGGCAGCGCCCCGGCCGTCGGCGCCCCTGTCACGGCGGGCTGGCGCGACCAGCTGCACGCCGCCCTGATCGGCCTCGGCTACGCGACCCGGGAGGCCGACGAGGCGGTCGCCGCCGTCGCCCCGCAGGCCGAGACCGACGGGAACCCGAACATCGGAGCGCTCCTGAAGGCCGCGCTGCAGACCCTCAACCGCGCCCGCTGA
- the ruvC gene encoding crossover junction endodeoxyribonuclease RuvC — translation MRVLGVDPGLTRCGVGVVEGVAGRPLTMLGVGVVRTPADAELGHRLVAIEQGIEAWLDEHRPEFVAVERVFSQHNVRTVMGTAQASAVAMLCASRRGIPVALHTPSEVKAAVTGSGRADKAQVGAMVTRLLRLDAPPRPADAADALALAICHIWRAPAVNRLQQAHEQARRAHLSVKKVTR, via the coding sequence GTGCGCGTACTCGGAGTGGACCCCGGGCTGACGCGGTGTGGCGTGGGCGTCGTCGAGGGGGTCGCGGGCCGGCCGCTCACCATGCTGGGCGTCGGTGTCGTCCGGACGCCCGCGGACGCCGAGTTGGGCCACCGCCTGGTCGCCATCGAGCAGGGCATAGAAGCGTGGCTGGACGAGCACCGGCCCGAATTCGTCGCCGTGGAGCGGGTGTTCAGCCAGCACAACGTGCGTACGGTGATGGGCACCGCCCAGGCCAGCGCCGTCGCCATGCTCTGCGCGTCCCGCCGCGGCATCCCGGTCGCCCTGCACACCCCCAGCGAGGTCAAGGCCGCCGTCACCGGCAGCGGCCGGGCCGACAAGGCCCAGGTCGGCGCGATGGTGACCCGGCTCCTCCGGCTCGACGCCCCGCCCAGACCGGCCGACGCGGCGGACGCGCTGGCCCTCGCCATCTGCCACATCTGGCGCGCCCCCGCCGTGAACCGCCTGCAACAGGCGCACGAGCAGGCCCGCCGTGCCCACCTCTCCGTAAAGAAGGTCACGCGATGA
- a CDS encoding YebC/PmpR family DNA-binding transcriptional regulator codes for MSGHSKWATTKHKKAVIDAKRGKLFAKLIKNIEVAARTGGADIDGNPTLFDAVQKAKKQSVPNKNIDSALKRGAGLEAGGADYETIMYEGYGPNGVAVLIECLTDNRNRAASDVRVAMTRNGGNMADPGSVSYLFNRKGVIILPKAELTEDDVLGAVLDAGAEEVNDNGDTFEIISEATDLVAVRTALQEAGIDYDSADSSFVPTMQVELDEEGARKIFKLIDALEDSDDVQNVFANFDVSDEVMEKVDA; via the coding sequence ATGTCCGGCCACTCTAAATGGGCTACGACGAAGCACAAGAAGGCCGTGATCGACGCCAAGCGCGGCAAACTCTTCGCGAAGCTGATCAAGAACATCGAGGTCGCGGCGCGCACCGGCGGCGCGGACATCGACGGCAACCCGACGCTCTTCGACGCCGTGCAGAAGGCCAAGAAGCAGTCGGTGCCCAACAAGAACATCGACTCCGCGCTCAAGCGCGGTGCCGGTCTCGAGGCGGGCGGCGCCGACTACGAGACGATCATGTACGAGGGCTACGGCCCGAACGGTGTCGCGGTGCTCATCGAGTGCCTCACCGACAACCGCAACCGTGCCGCCTCGGACGTCCGCGTCGCCATGACCCGCAACGGCGGCAACATGGCCGACCCGGGCTCCGTCTCGTACCTCTTCAACCGCAAGGGCGTCATCATCCTGCCCAAGGCGGAGCTCACCGAGGACGACGTGCTCGGCGCGGTCCTGGACGCCGGTGCCGAAGAGGTCAACGACAACGGTGACACCTTCGAGATCATCAGCGAGGCCACCGACCTGGTCGCGGTCCGTACCGCGCTCCAGGAGGCGGGCATCGACTACGACTCGGCCGACTCCAGCTTCGTCCCGACCATGCAGGTCGAGCTGGACGAGGAGGGCGCGCGCAAGATCTTCAAGCTGATCGACGCGCTGGAGGACAGCGACGACGTGCAGAACGTCTTCGCCAACTTCGACGTCTCCGACGAGGTCATGGAGAAGGTCGACGCGTAA
- a CDS encoding glycosyltransferase family 4 protein produces the protein MRIGIVCPYSWDVPGGVQFHIRDLAEHLIRRGHEVSVLAPADDETPLPPYVVSAGRAVPVPYNGSVARLNFGFLSAARVRRWLHEGTFDVIHIHEPASPSLGLLSCWAAQGPIVATFHTSNPRSRAMIAAYPILQPALEKISARIAVSEYARRTLVEHLGGDAVVIPNGVDVDFFAKAEPKPQWQGDTLGFIGRIDEPRKGLPVLMKALPKILAERPQTRLLVAGRGDEQEAVASLPPELRSRVEFLGMVSDEDKARFLSSVDVYVAPNTGGESFGIILVEALSAGAAVLASDLDAFAQVLDQGGAGELFANEDADALARSALALLSDPSRRAELSARGSAHVRRFDWSTVGADILAVYETVTDGAASVAADERPGFRARFGLARD, from the coding sequence GTGAGGATCGGCATCGTCTGCCCGTACTCCTGGGACGTCCCCGGCGGCGTCCAGTTCCACATCAGGGACCTGGCCGAGCATCTGATCCGGCGCGGCCACGAGGTCTCCGTCCTGGCCCCGGCCGACGACGAGACGCCGCTCCCGCCGTACGTGGTCTCGGCGGGCCGGGCGGTGCCGGTGCCCTACAACGGCTCGGTGGCCCGGCTCAACTTCGGCTTCCTCTCGGCGGCCCGGGTGCGGCGGTGGCTGCACGAGGGCACGTTCGACGTGATCCACATCCATGAGCCCGCCTCGCCGTCCCTGGGCCTGCTGAGCTGCTGGGCGGCGCAGGGCCCGATCGTGGCGACGTTCCACACCTCCAACCCGCGCTCGCGGGCGATGATCGCGGCGTACCCGATCCTCCAGCCCGCCCTGGAGAAGATCAGCGCGCGGATCGCGGTGAGCGAGTACGCGCGGCGCACGCTGGTCGAGCACCTCGGCGGCGACGCGGTGGTGATCCCCAACGGCGTCGACGTCGACTTCTTCGCCAAGGCGGAGCCCAAGCCGCAGTGGCAGGGCGACACGCTCGGCTTCATAGGGCGCATCGACGAGCCGAGGAAGGGCCTGCCGGTCCTGATGAAGGCGCTGCCGAAGATCCTGGCCGAGCGCCCGCAGACCCGCCTGCTGGTGGCGGGCAGGGGCGACGAACAGGAAGCCGTGGCGTCCCTCCCTCCGGAGCTGCGCTCCCGGGTGGAGTTCCTGGGCATGGTGAGCGACGAGGACAAGGCGCGCTTCCTGAGCAGCGTCGACGTGTACGTGGCGCCCAACACCGGCGGCGAGAGCTTCGGCATCATCCTCGTCGAGGCCCTGTCGGCCGGGGCGGCGGTCCTGGCGAGCGACCTGGACGCGTTCGCGCAGGTCCTGGACCAGGGCGGCGCGGGCGAACTCTTCGCCAACGAGGACGCGGACGCGCTGGCGCGCTCGGCCCTGGCTCTCCTCTCCGACCCGTCCCGCCGAGCCGAACTCAGCGCCCGCGGCTCAGCCCATGTGCGCCGCTTCGACTGGTCGACGGTAGGCGCGGACATCCTCGCGGTCTACGAAACGGTGACGGACGGCGCGGCCTCGGTGGCAGCGGACGAACGCCCCGGGTTCAGGGCGAGATTCGGCTTGGCGAGGGACTGA
- a CDS encoding phosphatidylinositol mannoside acyltransferase translates to MRERLTDTLYGLGWATVKKLPEPMATGLGRRIADTVWKRRGKSVLRLESNLARVVPDASPQRLAELSKAGMRSYMRYWMESFRLPAWSKDRMKTGFEPQDVHYLVDGLASGRGVVLALPHMGNYDLAGAWVTTKLDTPFTTVAERLKPETLYDRFVAYRESLGMEVLPHTGGSAFGTLARRLRDGGLVCLVADRDLSASGVEVKFFGDTARMPAGPALLAQQTGALLLPVTLWYDESAVMQGRVHPPIDVPETGTRAEKTSVMTQALADAFATGIAEHPEDWHMLQRLWLADLEERRA, encoded by the coding sequence ATGAGGGAACGGCTGACGGACACGCTGTACGGACTGGGCTGGGCCACCGTCAAGAAGCTCCCCGAGCCGATGGCCACGGGCCTGGGCCGGCGGATCGCGGACACGGTGTGGAAGCGGCGCGGCAAGAGCGTGCTGCGGCTGGAGTCCAACCTCGCGCGCGTGGTGCCCGACGCCTCCCCGCAGCGCCTGGCCGAGCTGTCCAAGGCCGGAATGCGCTCGTACATGCGGTACTGGATGGAGTCGTTCCGGCTGCCCGCCTGGAGCAAGGACCGGATGAAGACCGGTTTCGAGCCGCAGGACGTGCACTACCTGGTCGACGGCCTCGCCTCCGGCCGGGGCGTGGTCCTGGCGCTGCCGCACATGGGCAACTACGACCTGGCGGGCGCCTGGGTCACCACCAAGCTGGACACCCCGTTCACCACGGTCGCCGAGCGGCTCAAGCCGGAGACGCTGTACGACCGGTTCGTCGCCTACCGCGAGAGCCTGGGCATGGAGGTCCTGCCGCACACCGGCGGCTCGGCCTTCGGCACGCTGGCCCGGCGGCTGCGCGACGGCGGCCTGGTCTGCCTGGTCGCCGACCGCGACCTGTCGGCCTCCGGCGTCGAGGTGAAGTTCTTCGGGGACACCGCGCGGATGCCCGCCGGTCCGGCCCTGCTGGCCCAGCAGACGGGCGCGCTGCTGCTGCCCGTGACGCTCTGGTACGACGAGTCGGCCGTCATGCAGGGCAGGGTGCACCCGCCGATCGACGTGCCGGAGACGGGCACGCGCGCGGAGAAGACCTCCGTGATGACCCAGGCGCTGGCGGACGCCTTCGCCACCGGAATCGCCGAACACCCGGAGGACTGGCACATGCTGCAGCGACTGTGGCTCGCCGACCTTGAGGAGCGCCGGGCGTGA
- the pgsA gene encoding phosphatidylinositol phosphate synthase, translated as MEAPGPGYDGPAGGQQGRAATPTVGKAMLNKYARAFFTRVLTPFAAFLLRRGVSPDAVTLLGTAGVMAGALVFFPRGEFFWGTIVITSFVFSDLVDGNMARQAGISSRWGAFLDSTLDRVADGAIFGGFALWYAGNGDDNVLCAVAIFCLASGQVVSYTKARGESIGLPVAVNGLIERAERLVISLVAAGLAGLHKFGVPGIQILLPIALWIVAVGSLITLVQRVVTVRREAAEADAAAAAGEAAS; from the coding sequence ATGGAGGCCCCCGGGCCTGGCTACGATGGGCCAGCCGGTGGCCAGCAGGGCCGCGCGGCCACACCGACCGTCGGGAAGGCCATGCTGAACAAGTACGCGCGTGCATTCTTCACGCGTGTCCTCACGCCGTTCGCCGCGTTTCTGCTCCGCCGGGGGGTGAGCCCGGATGCCGTGACCCTGCTCGGCACGGCCGGAGTGATGGCGGGGGCGCTGGTCTTCTTCCCCCGGGGCGAGTTCTTCTGGGGCACGATCGTCATCACCTCGTTCGTCTTCTCCGACCTGGTCGACGGCAACATGGCCCGCCAGGCCGGGATCTCCAGCCGCTGGGGCGCGTTCCTCGACTCGACGCTCGACCGCGTCGCGGACGGCGCGATCTTCGGCGGCTTCGCCCTCTGGTACGCGGGCAACGGCGACGACAACGTGCTGTGCGCGGTCGCGATCTTCTGCCTCGCCAGCGGCCAGGTCGTCTCGTACACCAAGGCGCGCGGCGAGTCGATCGGACTGCCGGTCGCCGTCAACGGCCTGATCGAGCGGGCCGAGCGCCTGGTGATCTCGCTGGTCGCGGCCGGTCTGGCGGGACTGCACAAGTTCGGCGTGCCGGGCATCCAGATCCTGCTGCCGATCGCGCTGTGGATCGTGGCCGTGGGCAGCCTGATCACCCTGGTCCAGCGGGTGGTGACGGTGCGCCGCGAGGCCGCGGAGGCCGACGCCGCCGCCGCGGCCGGCGAGGCGGCCTCATGA
- the pdxT gene encoding pyridoxal 5'-phosphate synthase glutaminase subunit PdxT translates to MSSTPVIGVLALQGDVREHLIALAAADAVARPVRRPEELAEVDGLVIPGGESTTISKLAVLFGLMEPLRARVADGMPVYGTCAGLIMLADKILDPRSGQETIGGIDMIVRRNAFGRQNESFEATVEVTGVGPVEGVFIRAPWVESVGAQTEVLAEHGGHIVAVRQGNALATSFHPELTGDHRMHALFVDMVRDAG, encoded by the coding sequence ATGAGCAGCACACCCGTCATAGGCGTCCTGGCCCTCCAGGGCGACGTACGGGAGCACCTGATCGCCCTGGCCGCGGCGGACGCCGTGGCCAGGCCGGTCCGGCGCCCCGAGGAGCTCGCCGAGGTGGACGGCCTGGTCATCCCCGGCGGCGAGTCCACCACCATCTCCAAGCTCGCGGTCCTCTTCGGGCTGATGGAGCCGCTTCGCGCGCGCGTGGCCGACGGCATGCCCGTCTACGGCACCTGCGCCGGCCTGATCATGCTCGCCGACAAGATCCTCGACCCGCGCTCGGGCCAGGAGACGATCGGCGGCATCGACATGATCGTGCGCCGCAACGCCTTCGGACGGCAGAACGAGTCGTTCGAGGCCACCGTGGAGGTCACCGGAGTCGGCCCCGTCGAGGGCGTCTTCATCCGGGCACCCTGGGTGGAGTCGGTCGGCGCGCAGACCGAGGTCCTCGCCGAGCACGGCGGCCACATCGTCGCGGTGCGCCAGGGCAACGCCCTCGCGACCTCGTTCCACCCCGAGCTGACCGGCGACCACCGGATGCACGCGCTCTTCGTGGACATGGTGCGCGACGCCGGGTGA
- the pdxS gene encoding pyridoxal 5'-phosphate synthase lyase subunit PdxS: MSSTLPTSAQNPETGTARVKRGMAEQLKGGVIMDVVNAEQAKIAEDAGAVAVMALERVPADIRKDGGVARMSDPNMIEEIIEAVSIPVMAKSRIGHFVEAQVLQSLGVDYIDESEVLTPADEVNHSDKWAFTTPFVCGATNLGEALRRIAEGAAMIRSKGEAGTGNVVEAVRHLRQIKNEIAKLRGFDNNELFAAAKDLRAPYELVKEVAELGKLPVVLFSAGGVATPADAALMRQLGAEGVFVGSGIFKSGDPAKRAAAIVKATTFYDDPKIIADASRNLGEAMVGINCDTLPEAERYANRGW, from the coding sequence GTGTCCAGCACCCTGCCCACCAGCGCCCAGAACCCCGAGACCGGCACCGCGCGCGTGAAGCGCGGCATGGCCGAGCAGCTCAAGGGCGGCGTGATCATGGACGTGGTCAACGCCGAGCAGGCGAAGATCGCCGAGGACGCCGGCGCCGTGGCCGTCATGGCCCTGGAGCGGGTGCCCGCCGACATCCGCAAGGACGGCGGCGTGGCGCGCATGTCGGACCCCAACATGATCGAAGAGATCATCGAGGCCGTCTCCATCCCGGTCATGGCCAAGTCCCGCATCGGCCACTTCGTCGAGGCCCAGGTGCTCCAGTCCCTCGGTGTCGACTACATCGACGAGTCCGAGGTCCTCACCCCGGCCGACGAGGTCAACCACTCCGACAAGTGGGCCTTCACGACCCCCTTCGTCTGCGGCGCCACCAACCTGGGCGAGGCCCTGCGCCGCATCGCCGAGGGCGCGGCCATGATCCGCTCCAAGGGCGAGGCCGGCACCGGCAACGTCGTCGAGGCCGTCCGCCACCTGCGCCAGATCAAGAACGAGATCGCCAAGCTGCGCGGCTTCGACAACAACGAGCTGTTCGCCGCCGCCAAGGACCTGCGCGCCCCGTACGAGCTGGTCAAGGAGGTCGCCGAGCTCGGCAAGCTCCCCGTGGTGCTGTTCTCCGCCGGTGGTGTGGCCACCCCCGCCGACGCCGCGCTGATGCGCCAGCTCGGCGCCGAGGGCGTCTTCGTCGGCTCCGGCATCTTCAAGTCGGGCGACCCGGCCAAGCGCGCCGCCGCCATCGTGAAGGCCACCACCTTCTACGACGACCCGAAGATCATCGCGGACGCGTCCCGCAACCTGGGCGAGGCCATGGTCGGCATCAACTGCGACACCCTCCCCGAGGCCGAGCGCTACGCCAACCGCGGCTGGTAA